The region GATGGGGCTGATTTGCGGACTGTATACGCTGTTTCTGGTTGCGGAACTGTATCTGATGTTCAAGTTTTCCCGACTGGGGCCAAGCAGCCTGAAAACCGGCCGCTACCACTTTGAACAACTGACAACACCGCCACTCGCGACACCTGCAAAACCGTAACGGGAGCCATAATAATGCTGGATTATGAAACATTACGCCTGATTTGGTGGGGATTGATTGGCCTGTTGTTTATCGGCTTCGCCATCACCGACGGCTTTGACATGGGCGTGGGCATTCTGCTGCGCCTGCTGGGCAAGAACGATACCGAACGGCGGGTGATGATTAATGTGATCGCCCCACATTGGGACGGCAATCAGGTCTGGCTGATCACCGCGGCAGGCGCGTTGTTCGCCGCCTGGCCGATGGTTTATGCCGCCGCGTTTTCCGGTTTCTACTTCGCTATGATTCTGGTGCTCGCCGCTCTGTTTTTCCGCCCGGTTGGCTTTGATTATCGATCCAAGTTGGAAAACCAGCGCTGGCGCAATATGTGGGACTGGGGCATTTTCATCGGCAGTTTCGTCCCCACGCTGGTGTTCGGCATCGCATTAGGCAACCTATTGCAGGGCGTGCCGCTGAGCGTCGATATGTATTTGCGCCTCACCTACCACGGCGGGTTCTTTGGCCTGTTGAATCCGTTCGGGCTGCTAGCGGGGTTAGTGAGTGTCGCCATGATCGTCACCCACGGCGCGATTTACCTGCAAATGCGCACCACCGATGCACTTCAGCGTCGTGCGCAAAAAACCGTTCTGATCGCCAGCACGCTGATGAGCATCACCTTCTTACTGGCTGGCCTCTGGGTGCTGTTCGGCATCGACGGCTACGTGATTACCTCCACGCTGGATAAAGCAGCCCCGTCTAACCCGCTGAATAAAGAAGTTGTCCAGCAGGCTGGGGCGTGGTTAACCAACTTTACGGCCCACCCTGCGCTGTGGGCAATTCCTGCACTGGGTGTGGTTCTGCCGTGGTTCACCTGTCTCTTCTCTCGCGTAGACCGCTGCGGCTGGGGGTTTCTGACCTCGTCATTGACGATTGTCTGCGTGATTCTGACGGCAGGGGTTACGCTATTCCCGTTCGTGATGCCTTCCAGTGTCGATCCCAACGTCAGCCTAACCATCTGGGATGCCACATCCAGCCAGCTTACGCTTCAGGTGATGACCATTCTGGCCTGTATTTTTGTTCCCACCATCCTGCTTTATACCAGTTGGTGTTATTACAAAATGTTTGGCCGGATCGATGCCCGCTACATCGAAGCCAATAAGCATTCCGTTTACTAACGACTTGAGGAGAAAGAGCATGTGGTATTTCGCCTGGATACTCGGCACGCTGCTGGCCTGCGCGTTCGCGCTGGTCACCGCACTGGCAGTAGAGAATCATGAAGCGGGCAAAGACGCTTCCAGATAAAAAGACGCTCTGCCATCACGGGTTTCATCATGCCGTGCTGATGACAATCAGGGCAGACGAAATCCGCCAAGGGCGCTAAAATGCAAACACAGCGCCCCAAGCGGATGCCCTTTTCAACCTGAAATCAGACGACAACATGACAACGCCCAGACAGGACAAAACACCGTGGTGGAGCCAGGGGAAAACCCCGGACTACCGTTTTTCATTAGCGAATGAGCGCACCTTTCTGGCGTGGATTCGCACCGCGCTGGCGTTTCTTGCCGGCGCGGTGGGTATCGATCAATTTACCGTGCATATCGATCCGCTGTTGCGTCAGGGGCTGTCGCTGTTGCTCGTCATCAGTGCGGCGCTACTGGGAGGCTTGGCCTATCGTCGGTGGGTCAGTAATGAGAAAGCGATGCGTCAGGAAAGCAATATGCCGTATACGCCAATGCTGCTGATCGTGACGCTGTTTATCACCCTCATTGCCATCGCGCTTGCGGCGATGATTCTGTTCGGGTAGTGCATGGACACGACACGCGATCCGGGATTACAGCCACAGCGAACCGGCATGGCCTGGTCACGTACGCTGTTTGTGATGCTGATCAACAGCCTGCTGTGTTTTCGTCTGAGCATGGTGGATGACAGCCGAGTAGTGTTTGCCTGCGCCATGCTGTTGTTATGCATTTCCGCGCTGATGTCGGTGCTAGCGATTGCGCGTTATCGTTTTAATGCCCGTTGCCAGTTGGTGCTATCGCGCATTAGTCACGGGCTGATCGTGTTCACGTCATCATCAATTGTTATCACCGCGCTGGTCTTGCTACTCCATTTCAGCGGCGTGGGGTAAGCCCCCATTTTCTGTACTTTTTTCTGAAAAGAAAGGTTTTTGGAAAAGAAAGGCGGTGAAGCCCAAACGTGCTTCACCGATGAGACGGGCTATTCGATCGAACTTTCCGGGAACAAGAAAGGGTTGATGCTACTGCGAGAAAAGCCCTCTTCCTCCATTTTCACATCCAGCACCAGCGACGCCAGATCGTCAGCGACGGCTTCTACACGGTGATCTTTTTCCTGGTATAGCAGCTTCAGATACGTGCCACAGTGACCACAGCTTTCCGCTTTGATGGCGGAGTTTTCGCTATCCAGTGACCAGTAATTCAGCTCGCTCGATTCTTCACAGTTGCTGCATTTCACCCGCACCATGTGCCATTCGCTTTCGCACAGATTACAGTGCAGATAACGCAGCCCGCTGGATGTACCTAACTGCACCACGCCAGAGACCGGAATACTGCCGCACACCGGGCAGAACTGGCGATGTTCACCGGGTACAGCACGAGCTTTACCGGGCAGCAGACCTGCCATCTGTGCCCAGAAAAGCGACAGCGCAGCCCAGATAAACGGGGCTTTATCGTTGCTTTCGGCACGAAATTCGTGTTGCAGCAGCGCCGTTGCCTGTTCTTCCAACTCCTGCTCAGAAGCCTTTTCCAGATTCTCCAGCGTGGCTAACACCTGTCCGCTGGCATCCGGTTTCAATTCTTCAATCAACGCACGCAGTAGCGTATGCCAGTGCGCATCGCGCGGGAACACGGCGATATCAAGCGGCGGGCGTTCGCCGGACTGCTTCAGCACGTCACTCA is a window of Pectobacterium punjabense DNA encoding:
- the cydB gene encoding cytochrome d ubiquinol oxidase subunit II, which gives rise to MLDYETLRLIWWGLIGLLFIGFAITDGFDMGVGILLRLLGKNDTERRVMINVIAPHWDGNQVWLITAAGALFAAWPMVYAAAFSGFYFAMILVLAALFFRPVGFDYRSKLENQRWRNMWDWGIFIGSFVPTLVFGIALGNLLQGVPLSVDMYLRLTYHGGFFGLLNPFGLLAGLVSVAMIVTHGAIYLQMRTTDALQRRAQKTVLIASTLMSITFLLAGLWVLFGIDGYVITSTLDKAAPSNPLNKEVVQQAGAWLTNFTAHPALWAIPALGVVLPWFTCLFSRVDRCGWGFLTSSLTIVCVILTAGVTLFPFVMPSSVDPNVSLTIWDATSSQLTLQVMTILACIFVPTILLYTSWCYYKMFGRIDARYIEANKHSVY
- the cydX gene encoding cytochrome bd-I oxidase subunit CydX — translated: MWYFAWILGTLLACAFALVTALAVENHEAGKDASR
- a CDS encoding YidH family protein, which produces MTTPRQDKTPWWSQGKTPDYRFSLANERTFLAWIRTALAFLAGAVGIDQFTVHIDPLLRQGLSLLLVISAALLGGLAYRRWVSNEKAMRQESNMPYTPMLLIVTLFITLIAIALAAMILFG
- a CDS encoding DUF202 domain-containing protein; its protein translation is MDTTRDPGLQPQRTGMAWSRTLFVMLINSLLCFRLSMVDDSRVVFACAMLLLCISALMSVLAIARYRFNARCQLVLSRISHGLIVFTSSSIVITALVLLLHFSGVG
- the fdhE gene encoding formate dehydrogenase accessory protein FdhE, with protein sequence MSIRIVPQEQLEQNEKSMSEGNIPPLLFANLKSLYSSRAERLRQLAEDHPLGDYLTFAAGVVEAQQKVLHDHPLQIDLSDVLKQSGERPPLDIAVFPRDAHWHTLLRALIEELKPDASGQVLATLENLEKASEQELEEQATALLQHEFRAESNDKAPFIWAALSLFWAQMAGLLPGKARAVPGEHRQFCPVCGSIPVSGVVQLGTSSGLRYLHCNLCESEWHMVRVKCSNCEESSELNYWSLDSENSAIKAESCGHCGTYLKLLYQEKDHRVEAVADDLASLVLDVKMEEEGFSRSSINPFLFPESSIE